From one Micromonospora siamensis genomic stretch:
- the kynU gene encoding kynureninase codes for MQDEFPRYRCKEWDAEDPLADLRDRFVIADDQLIYLDGNSLGRLPAATPEHLARLVRDGWGERLVRGWPTWIEWAGRIGDRIAAHAVGARPGEVAVSDSTSVNLYKLAAAALDANPGRRTVLVDAEDFPTDRYVLQGLAEARGLTLTMLPSDLDEGLDPRTLIDALTEDVALVVLSAVSYRCGALLDMAAVNAAAREVGAYVLWDLSHAVGSVPIELTASGADLAVGCTYKYLNGGPGAPAFLYVRRELQQRLRQPIQGWFGQRDQFAMGPHYEPVPTLDRFQVGTPPILGMAALDPALDVLAEAGVDRVRAKGVRLGELIVDLADAWLTPYGFTVASPRDPARRGSHVSLHHPEALRISRALAEAGVVGDYRAPDRLRLGPAPLYTRFVDVWDAMDRLRDIVERRAYEQVPGEPSRVT; via the coding sequence GTGCAAGACGAGTTCCCCCGTTACCGGTGCAAGGAGTGGGACGCCGAGGATCCCCTCGCCGACCTGCGGGACCGGTTCGTCATCGCCGACGACCAGCTGATCTATCTGGACGGCAACTCGCTGGGCCGGCTGCCGGCGGCCACCCCGGAGCACCTGGCGCGGCTGGTCCGCGACGGCTGGGGCGAGCGGCTCGTGCGGGGCTGGCCGACGTGGATCGAGTGGGCCGGGCGGATCGGCGACCGGATCGCCGCGCACGCCGTCGGCGCCCGTCCGGGCGAGGTGGCGGTCTCCGACTCGACCTCGGTGAACCTCTACAAGCTCGCCGCGGCGGCGCTGGACGCGAACCCCGGCCGGCGTACCGTCCTGGTCGACGCCGAGGACTTCCCCACCGACCGGTACGTCCTGCAGGGGCTGGCCGAGGCGCGCGGGCTCACCCTGACGATGCTCCCCTCCGACCTCGACGAGGGGCTCGACCCGCGGACCCTGATCGACGCGCTGACCGAGGACGTCGCCCTGGTGGTGCTCTCGGCCGTGTCGTACCGGTGCGGGGCGCTGCTGGACATGGCGGCGGTGAACGCGGCGGCCCGCGAGGTCGGCGCGTACGTGCTGTGGGACCTGTCGCACGCGGTGGGGTCGGTGCCGATCGAGCTGACCGCGAGCGGCGCCGACCTGGCCGTCGGCTGCACCTACAAATACCTGAACGGCGGTCCGGGTGCGCCGGCATTCCTCTACGTGCGCCGGGAGCTGCAGCAGCGGCTGCGCCAGCCGATCCAGGGCTGGTTCGGCCAGCGCGACCAGTTCGCGATGGGCCCGCACTACGAACCGGTGCCGACGCTGGACCGGTTCCAGGTGGGCACCCCGCCGATCCTCGGGATGGCGGCGCTGGACCCGGCCCTGGACGTGCTCGCCGAGGCCGGCGTCGACCGGGTCCGGGCCAAGGGGGTACGCCTGGGCGAGCTGATCGTCGACCTGGCCGACGCCTGGCTCACCCCGTACGGCTTCACGGTCGCCTCCCCGCGCGACCCGGCGCGGCGGGGCAGCCACGTCTCGCTGCACCACCCGGAGGCGCTGCGGATCTCCCGGGCCCTCGCCGAGGCGGGGGTGGTCGGCGACTACCGGGCCCCGGACCGGCTGCGGCTCGGGCCGGCGCCGCTCTACACCCGCTTCGTGGACGTGTGGGACGCGATGGACCGGCTGCGCGACATCGTCGAGCGGCGGGCGTACGAGCAGGTTCCGGGCGAGCCGTCCCGGGTGACCTGA
- a CDS encoding zinc-dependent alcohol dehydrogenase family protein: protein MRATVIHGPNDIRVEQVPDATVRNPTDAVVRVVSACICGSDLWAYRGVAKREAGQRIGHEFLGVVEATGAEVTSVRVGDLVVAPFVWSDGVCDFCREGLHTSCPHGGFWGSAGSDGGQGEAVRVPYADGTLVRLPAEAAGDERLLAAMLALSDVMSTGHHAALAARVRPGVTVAVVGDGAVGLCGVLAAKRLGAEQIIALGRHTARTDIARTFGATDVVAERGEAAIAAVRELTKGQGAHAVLEAVGTEQSMRTAISIARDGGAVGYVGVPHGGSAGVDIGQMFGRNVAVGGGVAPARAYIPELLADVLNGTIDPSPVFDRVVGLDEVPEGYRAMDERTALKVRIAF, encoded by the coding sequence ATGCGCGCAACCGTGATCCACGGACCGAACGACATCCGCGTCGAGCAGGTGCCCGACGCGACCGTCCGCAACCCCACCGACGCGGTGGTCCGCGTGGTCAGCGCCTGCATCTGCGGCAGCGACCTGTGGGCGTACCGGGGGGTCGCCAAGCGGGAGGCCGGCCAGCGGATCGGCCACGAGTTCCTGGGCGTGGTGGAGGCCACCGGCGCCGAGGTCACCTCGGTGCGGGTCGGCGACCTGGTGGTGGCGCCGTTCGTCTGGTCCGACGGGGTCTGCGACTTCTGCCGGGAGGGCCTGCACACCTCCTGCCCGCACGGCGGCTTCTGGGGCTCCGCCGGCTCCGACGGTGGGCAGGGCGAGGCCGTGCGCGTCCCGTACGCCGACGGCACCCTGGTGCGGCTGCCCGCCGAGGCGGCCGGCGACGAGCGACTGCTCGCCGCGATGCTGGCGCTGTCGGACGTGATGTCCACCGGCCACCACGCCGCCCTGGCCGCCCGGGTCCGCCCCGGGGTCACCGTCGCCGTCGTCGGCGACGGGGCGGTCGGGCTGTGCGGGGTGCTGGCCGCGAAGCGGCTGGGCGCCGAGCAGATCATCGCGCTGGGGCGGCACACCGCCCGCACCGACATCGCCCGCACCTTCGGCGCCACCGACGTGGTCGCCGAGCGCGGCGAGGCGGCGATCGCCGCGGTGCGGGAGCTGACCAAGGGGCAGGGCGCGCACGCCGTGCTCGAGGCCGTGGGCACCGAACAGTCGATGCGTACGGCCATCTCCATCGCCCGCGACGGCGGCGCGGTCGGCTACGTCGGCGTCCCGCACGGCGGCAGCGCCGGCGTCGACATCGGCCAGATGTTCGGCCGCAACGTGGCCGTCGGCGGCGGGGTCGCGCCGGCCCGGGCGTACATCCCGGAGCTGCTGGCCGACGTGCTGAACGGCACGATCGACCCGTCGCCGGTCTTCGACCGGGTGGTCGGGCTGGACGAGGTGCCCGAGGGCTACCGGGCGATGGACGAGCGGACGGCACTGAAGGTCCGGATCGCCTTCTGA